ATATCCCCGTCATCATCACGCCGAAGCCGATGCCGCGGAACGCCGGAACGGCGTAGATCACGGGTGCGGCCGCGGCTGTGAAACCAAGGGTGAAGACTATCGCGACGGTGGTCATACACAGCGCAAAACTATCGAAAAAGTAACCGCCGAAGTCGAACGGCTCGGCGCCGGAAAGTATCGCCGCGAGGCGCGTTCCGCCGCCGAGGAAGTCCGGCAGCTTCGCGAAGCCGCTGACGACGCATCCGAGGATTATCCCCGCGAGAAACAGAAAGTATCCGTTTGTCAGGTATCGCGCAAACGGCTTGTCTTTCGCGTTCTTGCGTTTCGCCACGCGGGGCGTGAAGATTATCTGAGGTAATTTCCTTTTCATTGCTCGTCCCACCTTTTGTAAAAGGTATGACGAGACGGGCAGTCATATGACAGTTATTTCAGATCGAGCTCTTCCGCCCGGCGCGTGCAGGCCTCCATTCCCTCGATCACGGCGTCGTGAACGCCGCGCGCGTCGAGGACGTTGACGGCCTCGATGGTCGTGCCGCCTTTTGAGCAGACGCGGTCGATGAGCTCTTCGGGAGTGATGCCGGAATCGGTCAGCATCTTCGCGCTGCCCTCCAGCACCTTCGCGAATAGACGCAGCGCGGTATCGCGGTCTATCCCCTGCTTTTCCGCGCCGTCCGCGACGGCTTTAGCCAGGTAGTAGACGTAAGCAGGACTGCTTCCGTTGACGCTGATGACGGAGTTCATCATATCCTCGCCGACCTCCTCGACTATGCCGGAGGACGCGAAAAGCGTTTTTACGAATTCGAATTCTTCGCCGCTGACCGGCGCGGAATGCGAAACCGCGGTTGCGCCCAGACCCATAAGCAGCGAGGTGTTCGGCATCACTCGGACGACCTTCGCGTCGTAGCCGAGGAAGCGTTTCACGCTCGCGA
This genomic stretch from Clostridia bacterium harbors:
- the proC gene encoding pyrroline-5-carboxylate reductase, with amino-acid sequence MKNIGFIGCGNMASTMIGGILKTCYDPAKINVFDIDAAKADAFGKRGVSVRADELDVAKNSDFVVLAVKPQVMKPLLEKLGACNENAVYVSIAAGVSVASVKRFLGYDAKVVRVMPNTSLLMGLGATAVSHSAPVSGEEFEFVKTLFASSGIVEEVGEDMMNSVISVNGSSPAYVYYLAKAVADGAEKQGIDRDTALRLFAKVLEGSAKMLTDSGITPEELIDRVCSKGGTTIEAVNVLDARGVHDAVIEGMEACTRRAEELDLK